CATCGCATAGGAAAAATAAGCTTACCAAAAATGCAGATATGACAGTTGTAACAGAAGCATCAATGAATCCCTCCCAAGTTTTTTTTGGAGATAATTTGATCAATGGGGTTCTTCCAAAAAAGAACCCAAAGAAATATGCAGCAATGTCGTTGATAACTATAAGTGTTGCTGGAAGAAGAAACCTGCATGCATATTTGATGATGCATCAAGAAAGAGAAacaagatttggaaaaaaaataaaaaagagtctACATTGAAGACACATAAAGATCAAATTTGGGGAATAACAATCTTACATAAATAAGCTCAGCATTTCCATAAAATATTAAGCACGTAATTAGTGAACACAAAATACAATATCAGGCAGGTCTGAGgaaagaatttattacttttatagCCTTCTAAAGATATTATACAAGACCCTTCACAGTTCTCATTTATAGAGGATATAAAAAAATGTAATAAGTACAACCATCATGTAATTTCTTgatccaataataataataataagaaagctGCAAAAGGTCGAAGATGTGGAATTAAAGAAATATTTAGTAAGAAACTAAGCAACCTGAGATTTCCATAAAAAGTTGTTTTACCAGATAATTCCTTCGAAAATGTTGGCTACTGTGAAAGAGGACTGCGTAAACACAATAATCATGATCATGTGTGTCCATGCATACTGACCAAATTGATATTTGTAcatcctcttcttcttcaatgTAATGATGAACCACACAAAACCTAAGCCAAAGCacaaaataaagaagaaatatataaatataagccAGTTAAACATAACCAAAAAAAAGAACTAAAGCCAACGGAAAAATTAACGAAAAAGCAATGAGCAATAAGACAGGATTCttgattcaaaattatatataaagCTAACTAAAAAGAAGCAAGTAAATGAAATGCTAAGTGATATTTAAACTAAAACATGGCTTTAAGATGAAATGTCTGATAGCAAAATCCAAATTGTCACCATACAACAAACCTGCGATATATAAGGTGTAGCAGATAACCATATGATACTTGATAAGGCTGCTAACAAACTGATGGAGAAAGTTGTCCGAAGTTATAGTATTAAAAAGTCGTTGACTGAGAATGTGACCATATACAAATAACATGGCAGTGAAGAAGAAGAGCCTGAGCATACAAGTCAACaatgaaagaaaacaaaatacGTCATTAGTTATCATTATATAAGTTGGTTGTTTCAATTGTAAAATCACACTTCAACTATTACCACAACAAGAAATTAGTAATCTGACCAATTTAATAGCCTAAATCCTGGGAGATGCCTCTCTTCATGGTCTCGCCTTAGTAGGTTGAATAGCTCTTTCGCCATAAATATTTGGATAACAACTATCATAGCAGTAATACAGAGATGACCCATATATATAATGAATGCAAATCCCCCAATCATCCAAACAGAAGAGCATGCCCGTATCCACATAGACCTGTACTTGTTACTGTCATCAACAAGTAAATTGCCTCCATTAGCTATACTAACATCTGGAACAACCTGAGAGGCCAACAGgatatctcaaaaaaaaaaaaatccaaggtTGAATATCAGCTATTATtagaaaaatttcaaatttcaattgTACCCATCATCCCATCTCTTATAACAAATCCAAAACCCAATAAATACAACATCATTAATTTTGAATGTGAATGACAATGACCAAAACCTGATTTTATGATGTGACTAACCTCATTTGAACGTCTTCGATGTCGAACCCGATCAGTTGGTGTTAATGGGGTGCTAGTGTTATCCTTCTGCATGCTCTTTAGTTTGGATTTCACTCTTACAAAAAATCATACATATAATGCACAAAAGCCCTACCTGAAAGATTCAGACCATATAGTAGGAAATTATAAGCAACCACCTATAACTCTTTGATTTTCAGCTAATATGTACACATAATTCTCCAAGATTCTGAAACTGGGATGTGCATGATTTCTATTCTTAGCTTTAAAAATAATCCAGGTTTCCCATCAGAAAGCTCCCCGAATAAATTTTAGatcccaaaataaaataaacgaTGAAAAATTGCATATTATACAAACTGCAATAGAGGTTTTATTGTTCTCATCTACAAGAAGAGGAATGAAGCTAAGAACCAAACAACTAAGAGCCCCAGACCACCACAACCAAAGATCAAAATGTCCACCAATAAATATACAACTGTGGTACGACCCCCCAACAGCTCCTTGAACTAAAAATTGGACAAGAGGATCAAGAATTTAAGCATTAAAGACATGGAAAGTAGAGCTAATAATTATAAGAGATACCATCTACGATGAACTTGGAAGCAATGACCCATAATTTTCAAATAGGACCAACAAACCAAAACTGGAAATGGAGGCATCGAACTAATAGAAAACAAAAAAGTCGTTAAATTTTAGCTAGAAGATCAGTATCCCACAAAATGTTCAAAACCATTCTGAAAAGTTACCATGTGAACGTAAATTATAGTACTAGAAGTAGTAACCATTGCTAGaaattaagaaaaacaacaacccATCTATTCAATGTCAAAAACAATATACACTAGTCTATATTTAGCCTAGTTCATCCATGTTAAATAACTCAAGCACCTTCACTCACCCTAGACAATGGAACTACTTATTTTGTAGAATAGAATCTATAGAAACAAACGTTTCGATATATTTATTACCTTTgaagtgaattttttttaatagtcaATAGAATACTCAACAGTCTAAACCGAAAcatttggtaaaaataagaaCAAACTTATTGAACTCGTCACTATATTTATATGAGCTGTTACAAAGAcccatgatattttttttattctctctAGATTTTTTTCATATTCATTCGTTACTCAACTAAAGCTTCCATTTTACGCATACAAATTCGCATTTAAATGCAGAAGACTAATTCAATCATCATCACAATAATAGAAAAGTGCATATAAGAGGTGCAAACATATCTTAGATTCTTAGCTCAGAATCAATTTCGAATCAGATagaaaacaagtggaagaaactaGAACAACATAAagcagaggagagagagaagaCGAACAGAGGAGAGTTGAAAGATCAAAGTGAGGAAGCGGAGAGGAGCGCCGCCCAGCGGAAGTGAAACTGAGAGAAAGAATTAGAATGCCTGCCAACGTTTAGGTTCTGTTTCTGAATCTTAACATTTCAATGTTTGTCGTCTCACACTTTTTGTCGACTCTAGAGCGAGTattcgtgaggcagagatgagttgagggcggagagacttcgtgagggcggtgagggcggagagacttcgtgagggcggtgaggcagagatgagttgagggctgagagacttcgtgagggcggtgaggcagagatgagttgagggcggtgagtcttcgtgagggcggagagggcttcgtgagtgagagatggaggctgagagaaagggtACCTTAGAGAAAGGCTGAGAGAAAGGGAGTTTGGCAGAAATTCATTTTGCCGCCTGAGTTTTTAGTCATATGGCACCAAAATCAGAccgtgtgtttttaatccccACTATTCAGTTCCGTGTTTTTTTAATCCCCCACTTAATtatagcacttctaaatatatgctattctttaatgtaatatatactcaatattgttgtagtggctatgtcttcccacttccattctggaatactaagcagtTACAGTAAGCCTGTAGGTTGCTGAtgttccgctttcacttgctggcatactaggcatttggacacatattctgctacgtcttcCTTCATTTCTGACCAcaaatatagtgccttaaggtcgtgagtcatcttggttgaccctgggtgaacttagtatggggtattgtgtgcttcttctaaaatcttcatcttaattccatagtcattcaacatgcatacccgacccttatatctcaaaaacccctatcttgatatagagaaatctgtggccttgccttctttgactgcaaccATATGTgtcactaatgtgtcatcatgcccttgcccgattcgtgtatcttctaatagatttgtctggatggacaagttagccagcttaccaataactacttctattccgacatTGATTAGCTTTTGCTGGAGtaacttttctattccggataatgctggtagatttccgtaactcttcctacttagcgcatcagccactatgtttgcttttcctgggtggtataggatttcgcagtcataatcctttactaattctaaccacctgcacggcctcatgttgagctccttctgtgtgaagaaatactttacactcttgtggtccgtataaatctcacaccattctccataaagatagtggcgccagattttcaatgcgaagaccactactgccaactccatatcatgcgttggatagcgttgctcgtattccttcagctgccttgaggtgtaggctattactttgtcattttgcgtcagcacacaacccaaacgttgcttcgacacatcacaatatactagaaacttgtcgttgggtgttggtacacaaagtactggtgctgagcataacttatccttgagcaactggaatcTCTTTTCACATCTAttcgtccagttgaacttttgatGTTTCCGGGTCAAGTTGGTAAGAGGAGTGGCTATCTGAGGAAAGCCTTCTACgaatctccgataatagcctggtagctcgagaaaacttctaacttttgacacattcttaggtcttggccaatccttcacaacctctaccttagctgggtccacAGCAACTCCgcctttggatactatatggtcgaggaacgccacttgtgaaagccaaaatttgaacttcttgaacttggcgtaaagttgatgcttctTCAATCGcagcatggtcattcttaaatgttcctcgtgttcgacttcatccttggagtacaccaaaatatcgtcaataaaCACTACGaagaatttgtccaagtaatccctgaagacccgattcattaaatccataaatgcggctggagcgttggtaagaccaaaagacataactagaaagtcataatgtccatatcgagttctaaaagctgtctttggaatatcttcttcccgtaccttgagctggtgatacctggTCCGTAGGTCAACCTTAGAAAAtacggtcgctcctcggagttgatcaaacaagtcatcgatttggggtagtgggtacttattcttaattgtcaccttattcagctcatggtaatctatacacatctgcatgcttccatccttcttcttcataaatagaatcggtgctccccatggcgaatgaatTGGTCTAAtgaacccaagtctaagagttcttatagctgcgtctttaactccttgagttcggtaggtgccatccggtatggtgccttagagataggcttggTTGTCGGtgctagttcgattgtgaagtcaatttccagagtaggcggcaaccctggtaagtcgtcaggaaatatttctggaaattcttttataatgcggacgtctccaacctttagtggtgtttcctgtACCACATCTAtaacgctggctaagaatgtgtgacatcctttctctatcatcctttgagctttaaGAGATGAGATAAGCAGTGTCTGTactcctgaaacctttcccattaAGCATAGTTTATGATCGTCAGGAGTTTTGAACATCACTTGCTTTCTCCTacaatcgatggttgcgccatgccttgctagccaatccatgcccaatattacgtcaaagtctttgatttctagttctatcaggtctccttctagttctatgtcctcaattttgatcggtacgcctcgtactatcagtgatgataggactactttgccctaaggcaattctgtcacaaacctagttctaaatctttcacaaggtttgtctattttctttatcattcctaatgagatatacgagtgtgttgctcccgaatcaaataatgctgaacatatattatcgaggataggaatctgacctatgaccactttgttactagcttcaccttctccctaggtcaaggcaaagactctggctggaaccatcttattgtcatttttctcttcttgcctgagctgtggacattccttctgTCGATGACCTTCATGACCACAATTGTAACTTCCTTTGGTGTCCGCACGACACTCCCCGGGATGtttctgttgggaaaacttatacaagatctttatttattttcatgtatatctaatattaaacaaattaatacaagatagcctaaaacatgtttctaaaattgaattcaaagagaaaaaaagaatagaatacttacagtatacgcaacgaaatgaaacagtccttccttcagtttatctaactcttgtatcctctctgtcgcagagtattatcaagaaactgaaccgatcttctattttcttcacaatcttccaatgtatccttagaaccacctagactagtgtgggcaattctcaacatatgagatagatatagagaagaagaagagaaaataatcaaagaggcttagaaaagcacttgtgtttagagagaatctaaaactattagaaaaccagtgattaaacttatctgtcgtctcagaaatcttcactaatgacttctctctaagcactccttttatatactcaattaggaaatttaatttaattaaaaaataaataaaataatatccattttaaagccctaggtcgaaattatcatgggctttaggcccatgaaatttcccatttgattataagcccattggacttaacatcaaggcctgtattattttctattgatttaattatttaaatactttatcaaattaattatttataatttgaaccttgatttaaacttatttattaatttagataccaatttatcttaattaataaatctgtcataatttttcttttcttcttaaaattacacaactctgtgaaactatccaaaatcggcctggtcaactttgataattctaattgataattaaatcaattaattgagactatctagatgattttatccaaggtacaacggggaccatgggtctatgaaatcaagctccaataagttatcataaatctaacaaataaatttactaacttattaattcctcctcactccactatagattcggaattgcactcttgaattcttaGAAcgatctataacaaatatagatacgctattaattatccattgctacaaccgtaattttcactcaatcctctatagatggtctacaatgagattggactaaaataccattttacccctcattgtattgtatccttaaaacacttagttccttgtaaatgatatttcagtaaactaatttaattactgaaatgagatctctatcatttaacaccttgaaccaaactaaaaggaaaccatcgtttcacttcttcttcagaagctatagatgttcatatttatgattaacactcccactcaattatactaccgagttcccaagatgtaaatatgggctagtccgtagggtaagctggtaacgaacaagtcaaagaactcaaataatac
The genomic region above belongs to Humulus lupulus chromosome 1, drHumLupu1.1, whole genome shotgun sequence and contains:
- the LOC133778383 gene encoding phosphatidate cytidylyltransferase 1-like, yielding MQKDNTSTPLTPTDRVRHRRRSNEVVPDVSIANGGNLLVDDSNKYRLFFFTAMLFVYGHILSQRLFNTITSDNFLHQFVSSLIKYHMVICYTLYIAGFVWFIITLKKKRMYKYQFGQYAWTHMIMIIVFTQSSFTVANIFEGIIWFLLPATLIVINDIAAYFFGFFFGRTPLIKLSPKKTWEGFIDASVTTVISAFLVSLFFLCDAHLVFLCIFLRFRNCSITKLNLVSYSVIK